The Acanthochromis polyacanthus isolate Apoly-LR-REF ecotype Palm Island chromosome 2, KAUST_Apoly_ChrSc, whole genome shotgun sequence genome contains a region encoding:
- the tlnrd1 gene encoding LOW QUALITY PROTEIN: talin rod domain-containing protein 1 (The sequence of the model RefSeq protein was modified relative to this genomic sequence to represent the inferred CDS: inserted 1 base in 1 codon): MASGGSGKSASEGSTSTPSGSLQQRKRLSSVCDTCKGKMQLVADLLLLSSETRPVMTSEGVAVADTFDQCRDTVIARTKELSILTHDIQSQLNMGRFTEXGDRLLEMADLVVSLTECSAHAAYLAAVETPGSQPCLSGLVDRYKVTRCRHEVEQNCSILRVTPLPDLTPQLLLELSQNISTNLKTLTDISSLASERSRDRFAKEQFKLSVKSMSTSGTAFLACVKEVKTQPSELTRNRCVLFSAALVQAVSALVGFATEPQFLGRAASISAEGKGVQTAVLGGAMSVVSACVLLTQGLRDVAQHPESSSKMADYRERLRNSACAVSDGCTLLTQALRERSSPRTLPPVNSHSVN; this comes from the exons ATGGCTAGTGGTGGCTCTGGCAAGTCAGCTAGTGAGGGATCGACCAGCACACCCAGTGGCAGTTTGCAGCAGAGGAAGCGGCTCTCCTCCGTCTGTGACACATGTAAGGGCAAGATGCAGCTGGTGGCTGACCTCCTTCTGCTATCCAGCGAGACCAGGCCAGTCATGACATCTGAAGGCGTGGCGGTGGCCGACACGTTTGACCAGTGCCGCGACACAGTCATTGCCAGGACTAAAGAGCTCTCCATTCTCACACATGACATCCAGAGCCAGCTCAACATGGGACGCTTCACAG GTGGGGACCGCCTCCTGGAGATGGCCGACCTGGTGGTGTCTTTGACTGAGTGCTCAGCTCATGCTGCGTACCTGGCAGCCGTGGAGACCCCTGGTTCTCAGCCCTGCCTGTCCGGTCTGGTGGACCGCTACAAGGTGACCCGCTGCCGACACGAAGTGGAGCAGAACTGCAGCATCCTCCGAGTCACACCCCTGCCAGATCTAACCCCCCAGCTCCTCCTCGAGCTCTCTCAGAACATCTCCACCAACCTCAAGACTCTGACGGACATCTCGTCGCTGGCCAGCGAGAGGTCCAGGGACCGTTTTGCAAAAGAGCAGTTCAAATTGAGTGTCAAGAGCATGAGCACCAGTGGCACGGCCTTCCTGGCGTGTGTCAAAGAGGTGAAAACCCAGCCTAGCGAACTGACCAGAAACCGATGTGTTCTCTTTAGTGCCGCTCTGGTCCAGGCTGTCAGTGCGCTGGTCGGCTTTGCTACAGAGCCACAGTTCCTGGGAAGAGCTGCGAGTATCTCAGCTGAAGGGAAGGGTGTACAGACTGCTGTGTTAGGAGGGGCCATGAGTGTGGTTTCTGCCTGTGTCCTACTCACTCAGGGCCTCAGGGATGTTGCCCAGCATCCAGAGAGCAGCTCCAAAATGGCAGACTACCGGGAGCGTCTACGCAACTCAGCATGTGCTGTGTCAGATGGCTGCACTCTGCTCACTCAGGCACTCAGAGAACGCTCCTCTCCAAGGACTCTGCCGCCAGTCAACTCACATTCTGTGAATTAG